In one window of Harpia harpyja isolate bHarHar1 chromosome 11, bHarHar1 primary haplotype, whole genome shotgun sequence DNA:
- the SEC22B gene encoding vesicle-trafficking protein SEC22b, translated as MLQRQFPASSVAGAGGGCGSERRAGRSGAAEMVLLTMIARVADGLPLAASMQEDEQSGRDLQQYQSQAKQLFRKLNEQSPTRCTLEAGAMAFHYIIEKGVCYLVLCEAAFPKKLAFAYLEDLHSEFDEQHGKKVPTVSRPYSFIEFDTYIQKTKKLYIDSRARRNLGSINTELQDVQRIMVANIEEVLQRGEALSALDSKANSLSSLSKKYRQDAKYLNMRSTYAKLAAVAVFFIMLIVYVRFWWL; from the exons ATGTTGCAGCGGCAGTTTCCGGCCAGCTCCGTGGCAGGGGCAGGCGGCGGGTGCGGGTCTGAGCGGCGGGCGGGCCGCAGTGGGGCCGCGGAGATGGTGCTGCTCACGATGATCGCCCGTGTGGCGGACGGGCTCCCGCTGGCCGCCTCCATGCAGGAGGACGAGCAG TCAGGCCGCGATCTACAGCAGTACCAGAGTCAAGCGAAGCAGCTCTTCCGCAAGCTGAACGAGCAGTCCCCCACGAGATGTACTCTCGAAGCAGGAGCCATGGCTTTCCA CTACATCATTGAGAAAGGAGTGTGTTACCTGGTCCTGTGTGAAGCTGCATTCCCCAAGAAACTGGCCTTTGCATATCTGGAAGACTTGCATTCAGAGTTTGATGAGCAGCATGGCAAGAAGGTGCCAACGGTCTCCAGGCCCTATTCCTTCATTGAATTTG ATACCTACATACAGAAAACCAAGAAACTCTACATTGATAGCCGGGCGAGGAGGAACCTGGGCTCCATCAACACAGAGCTGCAGGATGTGCAGAGGATTATGGTGGCCAACATTGAGGAAGTCTTACAGCGAGGAGAGGCACTTTCAG CTCTGGATTCCAAGGCCAACAGCTTGTCCAGTTTGTCCAAGAAGTACCGTCAGGATGCGAAGTATCTGAACATGCGTTCCACTTACGCCAAACTTGCAGCGGTAGCTGTGTTTTTTATCATGTTGATCGTCTATGTGAGATTCTGGTGGCTGTGA